The proteins below come from a single Papaver somniferum cultivar HN1 chromosome 11, ASM357369v1, whole genome shotgun sequence genomic window:
- the LOC113324298 gene encoding uncharacterized protein LOC113324298: MVQTGKIQAMVNKGGCQPSHLMFADDIFMFSNGHKKTLQNLMELLDKYQKASCQVVNKEKSKCFVGGVSDLRRNEIENALQMEVSIFPDKYLRVILNPGRVKTHQVWGMVEMMQNMLAGWMGKLLAFSARLTLVKYVLCSMPIYIMSVYKWPKSVILTCERIIRNFLWSGDPNVKKLVTVKWDQVNASIEEGGLGLRRLEVMN, encoded by the coding sequence ATGGTACAAACTGGTAAAATTCAAGCCATGGTAAATAAAGGTGGATGTCAACCAAGTCACTTGATGTTTGCAGAtgacattttcatgttttctaatGGGCATAAGAAGACTCTGCAAAATTTGATGGAACTACTAGATAAATACCAAAAAGCATCATGTCAAGTGGTGAATAAAGAAAAAAGCAAGTGTTTTGTTGGTGGAGTTTCAGACTTAAGAAGAAATGAAATAGAAAATGCTCTGCAAATGGAAGTATCTATTTTTCCTGACAAATACTTACGAGTGATACTTAATCCAGGCAGAGTAAAAACACATCAAGTGTGGGGGATGGTGGAAATGATGCAGAACATGTTAGCTGGATGGATGGGGAAACTGCTAGCCTTTTCTGCCAGATTAACATTGGTTAAGTATGTGCTTTGTAGTATGCCAATATACATAATGTCAGTTTATAAATGGCCCAAATCAGTAATTCTTACTTGTGAGAGAATAATCAGAAACTTCTTGTGGTCTGGTGATCCTAATGTAAAGAAGCTAGTCACGGTCAAATGGGACCAAGTAAATGCATCTATAGAAGAAGGAggattgggattgagaagattaGAAGTGATGAATTAA
- the LOC113324300 gene encoding uncharacterized protein LOC113324300, with the protein MCHDSLSTPHVISSTRQAITVQVGDVMVTGIHAECLTIDRRSLWDELVQINTWNAPWLVIGDFNVVLSNDEKKGGRNPLRISMQEFRGCLESCNLIQATRTGIKYSWCNNRVGRRRILCDLEKAFFNIKWLEKYEGWCYKVGVRGTSDHGALIRGVYFIPKPINTPFRYQISMDNSSRIPKSDKRLMGRIFGDLKIKLKSTEDEVLVAALDSDAAPENIELLDKLIIARGKHELVAQQYNEMMRNKSRIKWVKEGGANTTFFHTIMRIRRAWNNIVEIENDEVNLITDKKQIADVLVNHYQKKFEERIFEMNANSAPGHDGFPGCFYKFAWEVIGTKLVEAIQFCCRNNYIPKGFNSNFLFLLPKIQGAKRDEHFRPIGLANFNFKIITRIITTRIGTMIDKMVSIQQSAFIKGRNIQEKIVLAYELMNEMDIKRI; encoded by the exons ATGTGCCATGATTCTTTATCTACTCCTCATGTGATTTCATCAACAAGACAAGCTATCACAGTACAAGTTGGTGATGTAATGGTTACTGGAATACATGCAGAATGTTTAACTATTGACAGAAGATCTTTATGGGATGAGTTAGTTCAAATCAACACTTGGAATGCCCCTTGGCTGGTGATAGGTGATTTTAATGTTGTATTATCTAATGATGAAAAAAAGGGAGGAAGAAATCCTCTTAGAATATCAATGCAAGAGTTCAGAGGCTGTTTAGAATCCTGTAATCTAATTCAAGCTACAAGAACTGGAATCAAGTATTCTTGGTGCAATAACAGAGTGGGAAGAAGAAGGATATTATGTGATCTGGAAAAAGCTTTCTTCAACATTAAGTGGCTAGAAAAATATGAAGGATGGTGCTATAAAGTGGGAGTTAGGGGGACTTCTGATCACGGTGCTTTGATCAGAGGTGTTTATTTCATTCCAAAACCAATAAACACTCCTTTTAGGTATCAAATCAGTATGGACAACTCATCCAGGATTCCTAAAAGTGATAAAAGACTCATGGGAAGAA TTTTTGGTGACCTCAAAATAAAGCTAAAATCTACTGAAGATGAAGTTTTGGTTGCAGCTTTAGATTCTGATGCAGCACCAGAGAATATTGAGTTGCTTGATAAACTAATAATTGCAAGAGGAAAGCATGAGTTAGTGGCTCAACAATATAATGAaatgatgagaaacaaatctagaaTTAAATGGGTGAAAGAAGGTGGAGCTAATACTACTTTCTTCCATACAATCATGAGAATTAGGAGAGCATGGAACAACATTGTTGAGATAGAAAATGATGAAGTAAATTTAATAACTGATAAAAAACAGATAGCAGATGTATTAGTCAATCATTATCAAAAGAAGTTTGAAGAAAGaa TTTTTGAAATGAATGCTAACAGTGCACCGGGACATGATGGATTTCCAGGATGCTTCTACAAGTTTGCATGGGAAGTAATTGGGACAAAACTGGTAGAAGCCATACAATTCTGTTGTAGAAATAACTACATTCCTAAAGGTTTCAACTCCAACTTCCTATTTCTACTTCCAAAAATACAAGGTGCAAAAAGAGATGAGCATTTCAGGCCCATTGGCCTAGCAAACTTCAACTTCAAAATCATAACAAGAATCATTACAACAAGAATCGGTACAatgattgataaaatggtttctaTTCAACAAAGTGCATTCATCAAAGGAAGAAACATTCAGGAAAAAATTGTTTTAGCATATGAACTTATGAATGAAATGGATATCAAAAGGATATGA